In Brevibacterium zhoupengii, the following are encoded in one genomic region:
- a CDS encoding amidohydrolase, translating into MRLFSNAVVRSFDPAAPDTTSAVAPDSILVNGETIVAVGTRAELLDIAATESSTTAALASAGGIGATTVIPGLEIEEIDCAGQVVLPGLVDAHMHSVHYADSLTDLDLSNVRSLAEAVEAIRERASQMPFGEWVVGSGWDLNKWDDPRYPDRQLLDQAVPDHPVAMWSVDLHTLWTNAHGLEIAGIDDLTADPFGGEFVRDDEGWLTGLVREDATDLVARYIPEPTREEQVERLDRTQKLFLSQGLTGIHDFDSIASTLGWYDLREADRQHIRVTKYLRGPEVPWAIETGWHTGDGDDWLHRGGLKLFSDGALGSHTSHMSSPFPDPNAHESERDGERDDSAEEIAASGDLGVSAEASEQEYYTYPGTLPEEALSTEAVDANYGIAQMSEDDLFDNARLATEAGISVAIHAIGDQANHHVLNVFERLRETTKDAEERFERPLRHRVEHAQFIQPDDVARFAELEVIASMQPRHCISDLHLLHLIDESAQLAAYAWPDLLSAGAHVAFGSDGPVEPANPFAAIYAAMTRANISGDATTSFQPRRRLSAVEAVRQHTLGPAYAAGLEDRRGYLAPGMDADFIVVDTDPCAADGLTELSTLDHAGLLGYESEEALFAHAEAIRDTTVALTVVGGQVKYQA; encoded by the coding sequence ATGCGTCTGTTCTCCAATGCCGTCGTGCGAAGTTTTGACCCCGCCGCCCCCGACACCACCTCGGCGGTCGCACCCGACTCGATCCTCGTCAACGGCGAGACGATCGTGGCCGTGGGCACCAGGGCTGAGCTGCTCGACATCGCCGCCACGGAGTCCTCGACGACGGCAGCGCTCGCCTCGGCGGGCGGAATCGGTGCGACCACGGTGATTCCGGGCCTCGAGATCGAGGAGATCGACTGCGCCGGCCAGGTTGTTCTGCCCGGCCTCGTCGACGCACACATGCACTCCGTCCACTACGCAGACTCCCTGACTGACCTTGATCTCTCGAACGTCCGATCCCTCGCCGAGGCGGTCGAGGCCATCCGTGAACGCGCCAGTCAGATGCCCTTCGGCGAATGGGTGGTCGGGTCCGGGTGGGACCTCAACAAATGGGATGACCCGCGATACCCCGATCGGCAATTGCTCGACCAGGCCGTGCCCGACCACCCGGTGGCGATGTGGTCGGTCGATCTGCACACGCTGTGGACGAACGCCCATGGACTCGAGATCGCCGGCATCGACGACCTCACTGCGGATCCGTTCGGCGGGGAGTTCGTGCGCGATGACGAGGGATGGCTGACCGGGCTGGTCCGCGAAGACGCCACCGACCTGGTGGCCCGCTACATTCCCGAACCCACGCGTGAGGAACAGGTCGAACGACTCGACCGCACCCAGAAGCTGTTCCTGTCCCAGGGACTGACCGGAATCCATGACTTCGACTCCATCGCCTCAACCCTGGGCTGGTATGACCTGAGGGAGGCCGACCGGCAGCACATTCGCGTGACGAAATACCTGCGCGGACCCGAGGTGCCCTGGGCGATCGAAACCGGATGGCACACCGGCGACGGCGATGACTGGCTGCACCGAGGCGGACTGAAGCTCTTCTCCGACGGAGCCCTGGGCTCGCACACCAGCCACATGTCCTCACCGTTCCCGGACCCGAACGCGCACGAAAGCGAGCGGGACGGCGAGCGGGACGACTCAGCCGAGGAGATCGCAGCGTCCGGGGACCTCGGCGTCTCCGCAGAAGCATCCGAGCAGGAGTACTACACGTACCCCGGGACGCTGCCCGAAGAGGCACTGAGCACCGAGGCGGTCGACGCCAACTACGGGATCGCCCAGATGTCAGAGGACGACCTCTTCGACAACGCCAGGCTCGCCACCGAGGCTGGCATCTCGGTGGCCATCCACGCCATCGGCGACCAGGCCAACCACCACGTGCTCAACGTCTTCGAACGCCTCCGCGAAACCACGAAGGACGCCGAGGAGCGCTTCGAGCGACCCCTGCGCCACCGGGTCGAACATGCCCAGTTCATCCAGCCGGACGATGTAGCCCGATTCGCCGAACTCGAGGTCATCGCCTCGATGCAGCCTCGCCACTGCATCTCTGACCTGCACCTGCTCCACCTCATCGACGAATCGGCCCAACTCGCCGCCTACGCCTGGCCGGACCTGCTGAGCGCGGGAGCGCATGTGGCCTTCGGCTCCGACGGTCCGGTCGAACCCGCCAATCCCTTCGCCGCAATCTATGCGGCCATGACCAGGGCGAACATCTCCGGAGATGCCACGACGAGTTTCCAGCCTCGGCGTCGGCTCTCCGCAGTAGAAGCCGTTCGGCAGCACACTCTTGGCCCGGCATATGCCGCAGGACTCGAAGATCGCCGAGGTTATCTGGCACCGGGCATGGACGCCGACTTCATCGTCGTCGACACTGACCCCTGCGCCGCCGATGGTCTGACGGAGTTGAGTACGCTCGACCACGCTGGGCTGCTCGGCTATGAGTCCGAGGAGGCGCTCTTCGCCCACGCCGAGGCGATCCGTGACACCACGGTCGCACTGACCGTGGTCGGCGGCCAGGTGAAGTACCAGGCCTGA
- a CDS encoding acyltransferase family protein, with amino-acid sequence MPRSFMAQAQKIDAATPASRNREVDFLRAAAITVVVLGHWTIIAVSSTGGIEPHGLLDEARWTHPLTWVFQVMPIFFLVGGYSNALSWRSARRKNTGYAEWLRARLRRLGLPLIPLLLVWLVTCVIALSTGSEPAAVQLASQMALVPTWFLAAYLLVAIVAPPCLVLWERWGWWSIILGITAAGVIDLISITTGSILAGYPNYLLVWASFHQFGYAWLDGRLSSLKRCLLLFAIGAIGLGLLVGFGPYPVSMITAGTDAISNSAPTRVTMAFLGMAQAGIVLMLQRPLAALLRSPGLWMLTVLVNQRIMTWFLWHLTALTALAHVLLALDAEALLPTPLTGVWWLTRPLWCLGLLAITGLLVVIFGRFETPQPDDRPAPRIWMPIAAAASICAGLAIMADVGMVDANGVTWMWPLLPLAGMLVFGVVKLPRRKSRQD; translated from the coding sequence ATGCCTCGTTCGTTCATGGCTCAGGCACAGAAGATCGATGCCGCCACCCCCGCTTCCCGCAATCGTGAAGTCGACTTCCTCCGTGCTGCTGCGATCACCGTCGTCGTGCTGGGGCACTGGACGATCATCGCTGTCAGCTCCACCGGAGGCATCGAACCCCATGGACTCCTCGATGAGGCCCGCTGGACGCACCCGCTGACCTGGGTGTTCCAGGTGATGCCGATCTTCTTCCTCGTCGGCGGCTACTCCAACGCACTGTCCTGGCGCTCGGCCAGGCGGAAGAACACCGGCTACGCCGAATGGCTGCGCGCTCGCCTGCGCCGATTGGGGTTGCCGCTCATCCCACTGCTGCTCGTCTGGCTGGTCACCTGCGTCATCGCCCTGAGTACTGGGTCCGAACCGGCTGCGGTGCAGCTGGCCTCACAGATGGCGCTGGTGCCCACCTGGTTCCTCGCCGCCTATCTGCTCGTCGCCATCGTGGCCCCGCCCTGCCTAGTGCTGTGGGAGAGATGGGGCTGGTGGTCGATCATCCTCGGCATCACCGCGGCCGGGGTCATCGACCTCATCAGCATCACCACAGGCAGTATCCTGGCCGGCTACCCCAACTATCTCCTCGTATGGGCCAGCTTCCACCAGTTCGGCTACGCGTGGCTCGACGGCAGACTCTCGAGCCTGAAACGCTGCCTGCTGCTGTTCGCCATCGGTGCGATCGGGCTCGGACTCCTCGTCGGATTCGGCCCCTACCCGGTCTCGATGATCACCGCTGGTACCGACGCGATCTCCAACTCGGCCCCGACCCGGGTGACCATGGCCTTCCTCGGAATGGCGCAGGCCGGAATCGTGCTCATGCTGCAACGGCCGCTGGCGGCACTGCTGCGCAGTCCCGGACTGTGGATGCTCACCGTTCTGGTGAACCAGCGGATCATGACCTGGTTCCTGTGGCATCTCACCGCACTGACGGCACTGGCCCATGTGCTTCTGGCACTCGACGCCGAGGCGCTGCTGCCTACCCCGCTGACCGGTGTGTGGTGGCTGACCCGACCGCTGTGGTGCCTGGGACTGCTCGCGATCACCGGCCTCCTCGTGGTGATCTTCGGCCGGTTCGAAACTCCGCAGCCCGATGATCGCCCGGCACCGAGAATATGGATGCCGATCGCCGCCGCGGCATCGATCTGTGCAGGACTGGCGATCATGGCAGACGTGGGAATGGTCGACGCCAACGGTGTGACCTGGATGTGGCCGCTGCTGCCGCTGGCGGGCATGCTCGTCTTCGGTGTCGTCAAACTCCCGCGCAGGAAGTCGCGCCAAGACTGA
- the fabG gene encoding 3-oxoacyl-ACP reductase FabG, translating to MTDSTTAASNVQAVSEIPGLLTGKVAVVTGGAQGLGLAMARSLVNSGAKVVLGDMNEESLQAAVAELGGADSAAGVVCNVASLENTEKLAEAAIQTFGGVDIWVNNAGITRDATIRKMTEKEFDDVISVHLRGTWNGLKVATGLMREQDRGGAIVNVSSISGKVGMLGQSNYSAAKAGIVGMTKAVAKEVAFKGIRINAIQPGFINTAMTAAMPQHAIDSKLAEIPLGRPGEPEEVASVVLFLASGLSSYLTGTVTEISGGRHI from the coding sequence ATGACTGACTCCACCACCGCCGCATCCAACGTCCAGGCTGTGTCCGAGATCCCCGGACTGCTCACCGGCAAGGTCGCCGTCGTCACCGGCGGCGCGCAGGGACTCGGCCTGGCCATGGCCCGCAGTCTCGTGAACTCCGGGGCGAAGGTCGTCCTCGGCGACATGAACGAGGAGAGCCTGCAGGCGGCCGTCGCTGAACTCGGCGGCGCCGATTCTGCCGCCGGAGTAGTGTGCAATGTGGCCTCTCTGGAGAACACCGAGAAACTCGCCGAGGCCGCCATTCAGACCTTCGGCGGCGTCGACATCTGGGTCAACAACGCCGGCATCACCCGCGATGCGACGATCCGGAAGATGACCGAGAAGGAGTTCGACGACGTCATCTCCGTGCACCTGCGCGGGACTTGGAACGGACTCAAGGTCGCCACCGGCCTCATGCGCGAACAGGACCGCGGCGGCGCGATCGTCAACGTCTCCTCCATCAGCGGCAAGGTCGGAATGCTCGGCCAGTCGAACTACTCGGCGGCGAAGGCCGGCATCGTCGGCATGACGAAGGCCGTGGCCAAGGAAGTCGCGTTCAAGGGCATCCGCATCAACGCGATCCAGCCCGGCTTCATCAACACCGCGATGACCGCGGCCATGCCCCAGCACGCCATCGATTCGAAGCTCGCCGAGATCCCCCTGGGCCGTCCCGGAGAGCCCGAAGAGGTTGCCTCGGTGGTGCTGTTCCTGGCATCCGGCCTCTCCAGCTACCTCACCGGCACCGTCACCGAGATCTCCGGCGGTCGCCACATCTGA
- a CDS encoding acyl-CoA dehydrogenase family protein: MDTSELDDILSIVREFVREKVVPIELDIETDDAIPETIIRESAEMGLFGWALPEEYGGLGMNAEQDAQLAMELGYTTPAFRSVFGTNNGIAGQVLVNYGTDEQKSQWLPKLTSGDVVASFALTESEAGSDPSGMRTRAVREGDDYVINGSKRFITNAESSDVLMVFARTDPNAKGSKGISVFLVPTKTAGVTVGTHDNKMGQAGAWTSEIFFDDVRVPAANLIGGEEEKGFYAAMASLNKGRLHIAAICVGQATRILDESVNYAAEAKQGGEPIARFQLVQAMLADMYTETAAAKALVLAAAKRWDSDEDRKLGPSSAKLFASEALGRIADKGVQIQGGTGYMRESAVERFYRHARLFRIYEGTSEVQRVVVARQLLKGAHKPQFNL; encoded by the coding sequence ATGGATACTTCGGAACTCGACGACATCCTCTCGATCGTCCGCGAATTCGTCCGCGAGAAGGTCGTGCCCATCGAACTTGACATCGAGACCGATGATGCCATCCCGGAGACGATCATCAGGGAATCCGCCGAGATGGGCCTCTTCGGCTGGGCCCTGCCCGAGGAGTACGGCGGGCTGGGCATGAATGCCGAACAGGACGCCCAGTTGGCGATGGAGCTCGGCTACACGACACCGGCGTTCCGGTCCGTGTTCGGCACGAACAACGGCATCGCCGGGCAGGTGCTCGTCAACTACGGCACGGATGAGCAGAAGAGCCAGTGGCTGCCGAAGCTGACCTCCGGTGACGTCGTCGCCTCGTTCGCTCTGACCGAGTCCGAGGCCGGCTCCGATCCCTCGGGAATGCGCACCCGCGCCGTGCGTGAGGGCGATGACTACGTCATCAACGGCAGCAAGCGCTTCATCACCAACGCCGAGTCCTCCGATGTGCTCATGGTCTTCGCCCGCACCGACCCGAACGCGAAGGGCTCGAAGGGCATCTCCGTCTTCCTCGTCCCGACGAAGACGGCCGGTGTCACGGTCGGAACACACGACAACAAGATGGGTCAGGCCGGGGCGTGGACTTCGGAGATCTTCTTCGACGACGTCCGCGTGCCCGCTGCCAACCTCATCGGCGGTGAGGAGGAGAAGGGTTTCTACGCCGCGATGGCCTCGCTGAACAAGGGACGCCTGCACATCGCCGCGATCTGCGTGGGTCAGGCAACCCGTATCCTCGATGAGTCCGTGAATTACGCCGCCGAGGCGAAACAGGGTGGAGAGCCCATCGCCCGGTTCCAGCTGGTCCAGGCCATGCTCGCCGATATGTACACCGAAACCGCCGCCGCCAAGGCCCTGGTCCTCGCTGCCGCGAAACGTTGGGACAGCGACGAGGACCGAAAGCTGGGCCCCAGCTCAGCCAAGCTCTTCGCCTCCGAGGCGCTGGGTCGCATCGCCGACAAGGGTGTGCAGATCCAGGGCGGCACGGGCTATATGCGCGAATCCGCCGTCGAACGCTTCTACCGTCACGCTCGCCTCTTCCGCATATATGAGGGAACCTCGGAGGTCCAGCGCGTCGTCGTCGCCCGGCAGCTGCTCAAGGGTGCCCACAAACCGCAGTTCAACCTGTAA
- a CDS encoding CaiB/BaiF CoA transferase family protein encodes MNGETAASQAPADQGKTASDRAESLADFLPRTGNGPLSGQLVIDFSRVLAGPYSTMMLADLGATVIKVEGPGGDDTRHWAPPVREDDATYYLSINRNKYDIVLDFSDVDDLDVAKKLAARADIIVENFKPGGLQKFGLDYDSVKDTNAEVIYASVTGFGAHNALPGYDLLVQAMSGFMSVTGDPDGSPYRAGVAVFDVITGLHTTIGIMAALQHKNLTGEGQLVETNLMSSAMSGLANQSGAYAAAGVTPARMGNAHPSLYPYQPMATKSGDLIVAAANDGQFAKLATALGRPDLAEDERFAKAKTRNANRDELEPELLAALQAHTAQEWFEKLTAVGLPCAPINSIAQGVERAKDLGLEPIVDTGGGERVIPTIRNPITLSKSEVSYDLAPPELGADSDRVRAWLDSL; translated from the coding sequence ATGAATGGCGAGACAGCCGCGAGCCAGGCGCCAGCGGATCAGGGCAAGACCGCAAGCGATCGGGCCGAGTCCCTCGCCGACTTCCTCCCTCGCACCGGTAATGGCCCCTTGAGCGGTCAGCTCGTCATTGACTTCTCGCGCGTCCTCGCCGGCCCGTATTCGACGATGATGCTCGCCGACCTCGGCGCCACAGTCATCAAAGTCGAGGGCCCGGGTGGGGACGACACCAGGCACTGGGCGCCCCCGGTTCGCGAGGACGATGCGACCTACTATCTGTCGATCAATCGCAACAAGTACGACATCGTCCTCGACTTCTCCGATGTAGACGACCTCGACGTTGCGAAGAAGCTCGCGGCCCGAGCCGACATCATCGTCGAGAACTTCAAACCCGGTGGGCTGCAGAAGTTCGGCCTCGACTACGACTCGGTCAAGGACACCAACGCAGAGGTCATCTATGCCTCGGTCACCGGCTTCGGCGCCCACAATGCGCTGCCCGGATATGACCTGCTGGTGCAGGCGATGTCGGGATTCATGAGCGTCACCGGCGACCCGGACGGCTCCCCCTACCGTGCGGGAGTCGCCGTCTTCGACGTCATCACCGGACTTCATACGACGATCGGCATCATGGCCGCCCTCCAACACAAGAATCTCACCGGTGAGGGACAGCTCGTCGAAACCAACCTCATGTCCTCGGCGATGTCGGGGCTGGCCAACCAGTCGGGCGCCTATGCCGCCGCGGGTGTGACACCCGCACGCATGGGCAATGCTCACCCAAGCCTCTACCCGTATCAGCCAATGGCGACGAAGTCCGGTGACCTGATCGTCGCCGCAGCCAATGACGGTCAGTTCGCCAAGCTCGCCACCGCATTGGGACGGCCGGACCTCGCCGAGGACGAACGCTTCGCCAAGGCCAAGACCCGCAATGCCAATCGTGACGAGCTCGAACCCGAACTCCTCGCTGCACTTCAGGCCCACACAGCTCAGGAGTGGTTCGAGAAGCTCACTGCCGTCGGCCTACCCTGTGCGCCGATCAACTCGATCGCCCAGGGAGTCGAACGCGCAAAGGACCTCGGCCTCGAACCCATCGTCGACACCGGCGGCGGCGAGCGCGTCATCCCCACGATCCGCAATCCGATCACCCTGTCGAAATCCGAGGTCTCCTACGACCTCGCGCCACCAGAACTCGGCGCCGATTCCGATCGGGTCCGAGCCTGGCTCGACAGCCTCTGA
- a CDS encoding LysR substrate-binding domain-containing protein, with protein sequence MMEIAQVRAFLAVAEELHFGRAAERLGVLQPPLSRTIRALEDELGVSLFQRTTRNVKLSPEGEALIEPARKMLEYQSLAVDSVQRAATGETGRISFGFARSSSRALAAALVAASRRRNPGIVFSLESNVFAEEGLARLVDGTLDLALVRWDKQPTEVTGRAVMIERLCAALPEDHRLAGRSSLRVDELADEDFITLPAHPSSTLRENTLRLCHDAGFTPRVAQVAPDSQTIGALIAAGLGVSITFDSVSANTREAGTVAVPLDIEQEPSTLYLAHRTDHGKSSLEAVLALAEDVLPTVE encoded by the coding sequence ATGATGGAGATTGCGCAGGTGCGTGCATTTCTCGCCGTCGCCGAGGAGCTGCACTTCGGTCGCGCCGCCGAGCGTCTGGGAGTGCTCCAGCCCCCGCTGAGCCGCACGATTCGGGCGCTGGAGGACGAGCTCGGGGTTTCGCTGTTCCAGCGCACGACCAGGAATGTGAAGCTCTCCCCGGAGGGTGAGGCACTGATCGAACCTGCCCGGAAGATGCTCGAATATCAGAGTCTCGCCGTCGATTCCGTCCAACGGGCGGCAACAGGGGAGACGGGGCGTATCAGCTTCGGCTTCGCCAGATCCTCCTCGCGTGCCCTGGCTGCGGCACTAGTGGCAGCCTCGCGGAGGCGGAATCCGGGAATCGTCTTCAGCCTCGAATCCAATGTCTTCGCCGAGGAGGGGCTGGCCCGGCTCGTCGACGGAACCCTCGACCTCGCGCTGGTCAGATGGGACAAGCAGCCGACGGAAGTGACGGGACGAGCGGTTATGATCGAACGCCTGTGCGCAGCGCTGCCCGAAGACCATCGGCTGGCAGGGCGCTCCTCCCTGCGCGTCGATGAGCTCGCCGACGAAGACTTCATCACGCTGCCCGCCCATCCCAGTTCGACGCTGCGCGAGAATACGCTGCGACTATGCCACGATGCCGGTTTCACGCCTCGCGTGGCTCAGGTGGCCCCGGATTCGCAGACGATCGGGGCCCTCATCGCCGCAGGGCTTGGGGTCTCAATCACCTTCGACTCGGTCTCTGCGAATACGCGTGAGGCGGGAACCGTGGCCGTGCCGCTCGACATCGAGCAGGAACCCTCGACGCTGTACCTGGCCCACCGGACCGACCATGGAAAGTCGTCGCTGGAGGCGGTGCTAGCCCTCGCCGAGGATGTGCTGCCGACCGTGGAGTGA
- a CDS encoding phosphotransferase family protein yields the protein MTDEPDRALSTASALMSRELSLVDIFTGGQHATTLLAHDGESEFVVRAFPAHQDAAVREAEILSRISGLGVWVPQLVAVNRDLGEPVIVTSRVTGAAPDVNLSLMVIAAEMAAALIRIHELDGTGLRPIPAEPPRGQSALALRAQQEWDTLDIGDPVLTHGDFWCGNALWEADRLTGVVDWSGARSGPRGVDLAWCRQDLVLLGSPEAAGMFLDEYERLLGARVDDITVWDVQAAALAHDRVETWLPNYLGIGRFEMTAELLRERLDGWNSAL from the coding sequence ATGACGGATGAACCTGACCGGGCTCTCAGCACTGCTTCTGCCCTGATGAGCAGGGAGCTCAGCCTCGTCGACATTTTCACCGGTGGCCAGCACGCAACCACGCTTCTCGCACATGACGGAGAGTCTGAATTCGTCGTCCGGGCGTTTCCCGCTCATCAGGATGCCGCGGTGAGAGAAGCGGAGATTCTCAGTCGGATTTCGGGCCTTGGCGTGTGGGTTCCTCAACTGGTCGCAGTCAACCGCGACCTTGGCGAACCTGTCATAGTCACCTCTCGCGTGACGGGCGCCGCTCCCGACGTTAACCTGTCGCTCATGGTGATCGCTGCCGAGATGGCAGCCGCCCTGATTCGAATCCACGAACTCGACGGGACCGGGTTGCGCCCCATTCCAGCCGAGCCGCCGCGTGGACAGTCTGCACTTGCTCTTCGCGCCCAACAGGAATGGGACACGTTGGATATCGGCGACCCGGTGCTGACACACGGTGACTTCTGGTGCGGGAATGCGCTGTGGGAAGCCGATCGACTCACCGGAGTCGTCGACTGGTCGGGAGCGCGATCGGGTCCACGTGGAGTTGACCTGGCATGGTGCCGTCAGGACCTCGTTCTCCTCGGATCCCCCGAAGCCGCAGGCATGTTCCTTGACGAATACGAGCGGCTGCTGGGCGCCAGGGTCGATGACATCACTGTCTGGGATGTCCAAGCTGCGGCTCTAGCTCATGACCGGGTCGAGACCTGGCTGCCGAACTACCTCGGCATCGGCAGGTTTGAAATGACTGCGGAGCTGCTGCGCGAACGACTGGATGGATGGAACTCCGCGCTGTAG
- a CDS encoding DUF1990 family protein, whose protein sequence is MNHLEHTLDLGSADLFPLAREAILTWKLQESAGVISRPVRRAHVGQIVDLWLNPLWPRRAVRLRGRELSIPVGSCEVIEVIDTEVPDRERRFQRAAGFAYRTLPGHLEYGEQTFLVTVSTDDRLRVTITSESAPGHSLLRAFAPLSVSAQKVMAVRYTKGLARLLRSSGAQNPSLQR, encoded by the coding sequence ATGAACCACCTGGAGCACACCCTCGACCTCGGATCTGCCGACCTGTTTCCCTTGGCACGCGAGGCGATTCTGACGTGGAAGCTGCAGGAATCTGCCGGAGTCATCTCGCGCCCGGTGCGGCGAGCGCATGTCGGTCAGATCGTCGATCTCTGGCTCAACCCGCTCTGGCCGCGTCGAGCGGTGCGCCTGCGCGGTCGCGAGCTCTCGATTCCGGTCGGCTCATGCGAAGTCATCGAGGTCATCGACACGGAAGTGCCCGACAGAGAACGGCGGTTTCAGCGAGCGGCGGGATTCGCCTATCGCACGCTGCCGGGTCACCTGGAGTATGGGGAACAGACCTTCCTAGTGACAGTCAGTACGGACGACCGCCTGCGCGTCACCATCACGTCCGAATCGGCTCCCGGGCATTCGCTGCTGAGAGCCTTCGCCCCGCTGTCGGTCTCGGCGCAGAAGGTGATGGCCGTACGCTACACCAAGGGACTCGCTCGGTTGCTGCGGAGCTCGGGAGCGCAGAATCCGAGTTTGCAGCGGTAG
- a CDS encoding SDR family oxidoreductase encodes MTEHATTDAQAHFGKRFAGQVALITGASRGIGLGIAQRLQAEGATVVLTARKPEALAEAVAQFPEGAALAIAGKSDNPEHRAEVYDTIAEKFGRLDVLVTNVGINPVYGPLIDLDLDAARKILDVNVLGTLAWVQEAVHHEKLNFRENQGRVVSISSVAGERPSPGISFYGISKAAVSHLTKSLAVELGPDIRVNAVAPAVVKTDFATALYEGREEEVSAAYPAKRLGTPEDIAAAVAYLASSDADWITAQVLTADGGVITAGGSA; translated from the coding sequence ATGACAGAGCACGCCACCACGGACGCCCAGGCTCACTTCGGCAAGCGCTTCGCCGGCCAGGTTGCACTCATCACCGGCGCCAGCCGCGGCATCGGCCTCGGCATCGCCCAGCGGCTGCAGGCCGAGGGCGCCACCGTCGTCCTCACCGCGCGCAAACCCGAGGCCCTCGCCGAGGCGGTCGCTCAGTTCCCCGAAGGCGCCGCACTGGCCATCGCAGGCAAGTCGGACAACCCCGAGCACCGGGCAGAGGTCTATGACACGATCGCGGAGAAATTCGGTCGCCTCGACGTGCTGGTCACCAATGTCGGCATCAACCCCGTCTATGGTCCGCTCATCGATCTCGACCTCGACGCGGCCCGCAAGATCCTCGACGTCAATGTCCTCGGCACACTCGCGTGGGTTCAGGAGGCCGTCCACCATGAGAAGCTGAACTTCCGTGAGAACCAGGGACGCGTGGTGAGCATCTCCTCCGTCGCAGGGGAGCGGCCGAGCCCGGGTATCTCCTTCTACGGCATCTCGAAGGCAGCGGTCTCGCACCTGACCAAGTCGCTGGCCGTCGAGCTCGGCCCGGATATCAGGGTCAACGCTGTCGCCCCTGCCGTGGTGAAGACTGACTTCGCCACCGCGCTCTATGAAGGCAGGGAAGAAGAAGTCTCCGCCGCCTACCCGGCAAAGCGCCTCGGGACTCCCGAAGACATCGCCGCTGCCGTGGCCTACCTCGCATCCTCGGATGCCGACTGGATCACCGCTCAGGTGCTCACGGCAGACGGGGGAGTCATCACCGCCGGCGGAAGCGCCTGA